In Opitutaceae bacterium, the sequence GACGCGAGGGTCCGAAACTCCTCGTCCGGAATTTCCTTCCGTCCGTAGCCAATCAGGTAAAAATCCGCCGGAAGCAGATTGTCGACCGCCAGATTGTAAACGGCCGGAATCAGCTTGCGGGCCGTGAGGTCACCGGAAGCGCCAAAAATCACGACAACGGTCGGCGGAGCGCCCCGGTGCTTGCTCAGCCCCTGAAGAAAAGGATGTCTTGAGGAATCATCGGCCATGGAAAATACGGAGTATGGTTGATCCCGATTTCGATGGGCAACCCCCATTTGCAGGCGCCCGTACCCGGCGTCTCATCGGTCTGAAGCGGCATGCGCTCAGCCGTCTGCGCATTGACCCGGTTTCCCACGTCTGCTCTTCTTGCGAACGGCGAACACCGCCTCCCTCCCCATGAAACTCTCCAATGCAAACGTCCCCCTCTCTCGCCGCACATTCCTCGGTCAGCTCGGCGCTGCCGGTGCTGTCGCCGTCTCACCCAACCTCCTGCGCGCCGCTGAACCGCAGCGGAAGCTCAACATCGCCCTCGCCGGACTGGGCAACTATTCCACGGGCCAGTTGGGCCCCGCCCTGCGCCTGACCAGGCATTGTCGCCTCGCGGGCGTCGTGACCGGCTCGCGCGACAAGGGGCTGAAATGGGCCGGTGACTTCGGATTTCCGAAGACGAGCGTCTACAACTACGACACCATGGCACAACTGGCCGACAATCCGGACATCGACGCGGTCTACGTGGTGACGCCCAACAGCCTGCACGCCGAACACACGATCGCCGCCGCAAGGGCGGGCAAGCATGTGATCTGCGAAAAGCCAATGGGAATCAGTGTGGCGGAGTGCGACGCCATGCTCGCCGCCTGCAGGAAGGCCGGCAAACGCCTCTCGATCGGCTACCGGCTCCACTATGATCCGTACCACCGCGAGATGGTCCGCCTCGCCCGCCCGGAGAATTTCGGTCCCTTCACCAGAATGCGCGGGCGTTTCTCATTCCGGATGCGGGGACGCCCCTGGCGTGCGATCCGAAAATTTTCCGGTGGCGGCCCGCTGATGGACGTGGGCATCTACGTCGTGCAGGCGGCGTGCATGGCGGCAGGAGGCATCGCTCCGCTCGCTGTGACCGCCCATGAGATCCTGCCGAAGAAATCGCCCGAAATCTTTCAGGACGTTGAGGAAACCATAGCCTGGACCCTGGAGTTTCCAGATGGTGTCACCTGCGACTCGCGCTGCAGCTACGCGGAGGCCGAAAACACCTTCCATGCGGAAAGCGAGAAAGGTTGGATCGATTTTACGAGAACCTTCGGCTATCGTGATCTCGCCGCAACCACGAGCCTGGGGCCGCTCAGTTTCCGAAATCCCGAGGCTAATCAGCAGGCGCTTCAGATGGATGCCTTCGCGCGCGATGTGATGGACGACACACCCAGCCTGGTGCCGGGAGAAATGGGCCGCCGCGACATGGTCATCATCGAGGCAATCTACGCCTCCGCCGCCGGCGGCGGAAAACGAATCACGATCAAAGTCTGACGCCACAACGGGGCGACTCAACCCCGGCCCATGGCAACGCCATGGACTCAGGAGTGCACGACCGATAGGGACAGGCCGCACCGCTCGCTCGGCCATGCCTCAGCCCCAACGGGGCGATTCAACCCCAGCCCATGGCAACGCCATGGGTTCACAGGCGAACCGAAAATAGAGAGCCCTGAAGGGGCGACACAATTCTCTCGAATCTATTTCCGCTGTCCATAGCACCGTTCAGCGCTCGCGATCGTCGATTTCCGCGCTTGCAAAAATGAAAGGAGGGGGCGCGCTTCGTCGTGCCCTGGGGACGTATGTCGCAAGACGCCGCCGGCTCAATTCCCCCTCGGCATCTCACAATGTGATCTCAATTGTCGATGTACCCGGTTACGGTTCGTTTTACCGAGCGAAATTCCCATCATAGGTGCGATGACGCTCCGGCAGCGGCGCGGCTTGGCTGGTGACATTCGTGCCGAGGCAACCAACACGCGCGGTCAATTAGTCGCGTCCGTTGTAGGTGAAGTGCCGGTACGTGGCGTCGCCATAGTCAGCACAGGTCGCGCCCTCCCGCAGTTTCTTGGTCATCTCGAACACCACAAACATTCGGGGCCGACTCCCTGGAAGTTCCCCGCGCAGTCGCGGAGCACGCGGAGGGAGAGAAGGGTGGCTCGGGCTTCCAGCCCGCAGTCATCTTGAGGATCAATCGGAAGGTGGAATGCAGAGGTCAGCGATCGGAATGGTTTCACGCGGAGCCGCGGAGCCGCGGAGCACGCGGAGACAGGAGAGAACAGCAGGGAAGTTTCAATTCCGATGGAGGGGCGCGCTCCGTCGTGACCAGGGAGCGTTCATCGCGCAACGGCGCCAGAAATTTTTCCCCAGAGAACGAGAAACGCGGAACAGAAGAACACAGCAAGACCGATCACCCACCGCATCGAGAACGCCTGGATCCTTCGGCCGGCCCCTCATTGTCATTCAAGCCTCTTCCGCAGTCTCCGAGCCCCAACGGGGCGAACCAACCCCAGCCCATGGCAACGCCATGGGTTCAGGGACCAACAAAAACCAAGAGCCCTGAAAGGGCGGCCCAAACACCCGTCGTCGGAACCAAAACTTTCACGATTCTTTGATCCATGCCACGTGAACTACGGCGTTGGGGACAGACTGATGTGCGGCTGGATAGGGACAGGTTGTTATTCCGCCTTGAGGCGTTTGGGATGGCGATTGTGGCACTCGGCTGGCGTCGCGCTTGCATCAAGTGAGAAAGGCCTTGCGCGAAAAATCTTTCGCCGAAGTTTCCGCAGCTCACGCAATTGGGGCGATGAGAGAAAAATTTCATTGCGGACCTTGAGGAGTGTCGGCTGATCTCGCAGCGCACCAAGGCTCTGATCTCTCCCCCGATCATCGCGTTCACAGAGGCTTCGTGCCGCACCCCATGTTCGCCCCCCCCCCCACACACACAAGCTGCGGAGTTGTAGTCTGTTACCGCGGCGATCGCACCGGCAGGTAACGAACAATTGGGAGAGTCTGCCTGAAGCGCAAAGTCAGCGCTTTCACGTCTCCGGCACAGCTTCGCGAACGGGGTTGTGTTCGATCGCGCAACTCTTGTTTCTCGCCTTCGGCTTCTGCTGCCACTCAGCCGTCGCTCAAAACGCGCTGATCGCGTTCGTTGATCCTCTCGTCAGCACCTATTCGCCACCGAGAGTGACGGTCATGGTCCGTCCGGATGGGACGGTTTGGAACTGGGGCACGTGGACTCTTGGGCAGCCGATTTTGCTGCCTGCCACCGTGAGCGGCTTGACAGGAGCAGTCGCCGTCTCATCCGGACTGGCGCATGTCCTCGTCCTGAAAAGCGACGGATCCGTGTGGAGCTGGGGGAACAACGCTTCCGGGCAGTTGGGCGACGGCACGACCACCAGTCGGACAAGCCCCGTGCAGGTGTCCGGGTTGACGAGTGTCGTCGCAATCGCCGCCGGCGGCGATCACAGTCTCGCGCTGCGCAGCGATGGTACGCTCTGGGCATGGGGACTCAATTCCAGCGGAGAGTTGGGCGATGGAACCACCACCAACCGGACCTCTCCGGTCCAGATTTCGAGTCTGTCTTCCGTCGCGGTGATCGCGGCGGGAGCGAATCATTCACTCGTCGCAAAGTCCGACGGGACCGCCTGGGCATGGGGCGCAAATACTAATGGAAAACTCGGGGATGGAACAGCCACGAACCGCACCTCACCGGTGCAGGTTAGCGGACTGACAGGAGTTGTGGCCGTCGCCGCGGGCGGGGAACACAGTCTGGCGGCCAAGACCGATGGAACTGCGCGGGCCTGGGGTGCAAACGCCTCCGGACAGTTGGGGGATGGCACAACGACGACGCGCTACACGTCGGTCCAAGTGTCGAGCCTGTCAGGCATCACGCTTGTTCGCGCCGGAAAGGAATCGAGCTTCGCAAGGAAGAGTGACGGCACGGCATGGGCTTGGGGCGGGAATGGTTACAACCAGCTTGGTCTCGGCGGTGGCGGAAACCGCACAACCGCCGTGTCTATTTCCGGGCTGACAGACGTCGTTAACCTTGCCGCGGGAAGATTCAATGGCGCGGCAATCCTCGGAAATGATTCTGCGCGAGTGTGGGGCGACAACTACAGCGGTCAGATTGGTGATGGCACAACCACCACACGCACGACGCCGGTGTGGCCGATCTTCTACAATGCGCCCGACCGTCTGCTGGAAAAATTTGTCTGCATCCAGGAGAACCTCAACTATGCCGCGGACACCGTGCACCCGCTGCCATCGGGCACCTACCGCATTGTCGTCAAGGGGTGGGGTGCCGGGGGTGGCGGCAGTCTTCCGCCCTACAGCCAGAATCTTGGCGGCGGCGGTGCGTTTGCGGAATTTTCCCTGGAGCGTCCGGGTGGCTCCTCCGTGACTCTCACTCCGGGCCGCGGGCTGCTTGCAGGCGGCGAGAAAACCAGGTTCTCCTACGCCAGCCCTCCCGTTGCGACGATCGCCGGCGGAGGCGGTGCAGGCACCGCTGCCAATGCCCACGGTGGCGGGGGAGGCGCAGCGTCCGGTGAAAACGGCGGGCCGGGCTTGGGTTCGTCAGGAGGAGGCGGTGCCACCTCGAGCGCCAATGGAAACAATGGACCGGGCGACTCCAGTTCGCCGGATGGCAATCCCAACTACCGATACGGTGGCGCAGGCGGCGAAGGCTACTATTCGGGAGGCTCCGGAGGCAGCGGAACGACCCAAGGTGGCGGCGGTGGTGGTGGCGGCAGTTCAAAAATCGACACCGCCTACTATCCGACGGTGGTCATCGCGAAACAGGAGGGAGCAACCGGATACATCCCCGGAGGAGTCGCCGATCCCGACTACCCCGGAAGCAATGTCGGTTACGGAGGATCCGATGGCAAAGGCGGCAACGGAGCCATCGTTCTGCTCAGCTACTCAAAGACAGCGCCGCCGCTCGTCACCATTCCCCTGTCGGCCACCTGGACAATTGGTCAGCCGCTCAGCTTTCAACTGACGGCGACAAACTCCCTCGCGCATTATGCGATGACGAACATCCCGCCGGGTCTCAGCCTCAACCGGGGCACCGGGCTGTTGACGGGCACTCCGACGGCGACGGGCGTCTACAATTCGACGATCACTGTCGAGGACGCTTATGGCACGGGGCAGGCAAACGCGGTGTGGACCATCGCCTTACCGGGATCCGACACGGTGTCGCCTTCGGTGCCGTCGGATTTTCAGTTCGAAACCCTGTCGGACACCTCGTTTCGCCTGATGTGGCAGGCCACCGACAATGTCGGTGTCACGGGTTACGAGGTGAGGCGCAACGGCACGCTGTACGAATCGGTATCCTCAGCGAGCAGCATTGTCTCCGGCGGCACCGCGGGTCTCACCTACACCATGACGGTGCGCGCCCGCGATGCGGCGGGCAACTGGTCCGCATGGAGTGCCGGCTACAATGTGCTTCAGGGCACGATCGGCGCACCCACCCCGCCAACCGCACTCAACTACGCCGATCGCACGGACACCTCGATCACGCTCATCTGGGCGGAATCGACCGGGTCCCCGCCGGTTGTCGCTTATGCCGTCTATCGCGGCGGACTCCAAATCGCAACCGTCGGCGACCGGGTGTACACCGACACCGGCCTCTCGGCGAACACGTCCTACACCTACACGGTGAAGGCGCTAAATTCAGCGGGCATCCTCTCGGCTGCGAGCGCTGCGCAAAACATCTCGACGACCAACGACACCTCGACCGACAGCGATCACGACGGGGTGCCGAACGCGTTTGAAGCCGTGCTCGGCACGAATGCGAACAGCGCGAATCCCAACGATTCCGGCAATCAGACCCAGTTGAAAATCAACCAGCCCCAAAAATGAAACTCCGCGCCGCTCTTTCCTCCGCCTGCCTCGTGCTCGCGGCCACGCTTTCTCTCTTCGCCGCACCGCCGGAAAAGTCCCCGGCCCTGCTCGACACCCCGGAAATCAACGCACGCGGGCGCGCGCTGCAGGAGGCCGACATGCCGCAGCTTCAAGCCGCGCGCAGCGCGCTCAGTTCGGGTGACATCACCGAAACGGAAATCGCCCTCGGAGGTTTGGTGAAATCCCTCCCGGGCTCCGCAGGCTGGCACCGGGGAATGGCCGGGGAGCTTGTCCAACTGGCCGAAACATCGGCAAAGCCCGATGGCAGAATCAGCCCGCGCACGCTTTTCCAGAAGGCGGAACTGCATCTTCTGGAAGCTTTCAAGAAAGCACAGACGCCCCTGCAGAAGGCCGGTGTCCAGATCGCCCTCGGCGCACTCTACGAGCGGCGACTCGCCGACCGGACAAAGGCGCGCGAAGCCTACGAGGCGGCAGCCCGGCTCGCTCCCGAGTTTCCGGCGGCGACCGAGAATGCCGACAGGCTCCGCAGGACTGAAGCGTACTACCAAAAGGTGAGGTCCGCCAAATCGCGCTGATCCGATGAAGTCGCCCCATTTCAATTGTCGTTTCGGCTTGCTCATAGCGGCCCTGCTCCTGCTTGGCGCAGGCTCCACCAGCTCCCTCCATGCGGAGGCGGAGGTGCCGCTGCATGTCCAAACCACAGCCTATGGGACCGTGCAGGGCAATGTGACCCTGTCCGGTACGTTCCTGCCAACGCTGCCCAACGGCAACGATGCCTACCGGACGGACAGCGCGACGGCGGATTCCAACAACTGGTCCCTGTATGTCGCGATCAACAATACGAAGGTCGAACTGGGCAAGAGCTACACGGTGAGCCTGTATGGCGACTACTTCGAGTATGCTCAGGTCAACATCGTCGTCCCGCAGGGCTTCCGCGCGGTGATCGACAATCAAGTGAGAACCTCGGCCGTCGTGCTGGGCGACTTTGTATTCAGAATCGAGCCGCTGCGCCAGCACCCCGGGCTCGCCGGATACGCCTCCGAGGTGTCGAGCGTGGGTGTGCTCTGGAGCCTGCCCTTGGGAAAACTGTCCAACGGTGGTTCGGCGGGGGAGTTGGTTTTCTCGGGAACAGGCCTCCAGAGCGACTGGAAGGATCTGCTCCTTGAGGGAATCAGCTACGAATCCACCTCGGATGAGGTGCAGGTTTTCAGGGATTCCCAAACCGGAAAAATCACCGATGTCCTGAGCCCGCAGTTGGGCGTGAAGATTGATCGCAACACTTACAACGGCACGACGGATATCACCTGCTATTCGTCCGTGAATCCGTACTATGTGCCCAATGGCACACCCCAGATTACGGGTCCCATTGTCGCCACCTATCGCATGGAAAAGGGAGCCACCGCGACCTCGCTGAAGATCACCAAAACGACCACGATCACCGAGGTGATGACGCTCTCCCGTTCGGGCACCTGGCCCAACTACCAGTGGGTGAAAACACCGTGGACCAAACTGAATACGACCCCGTTGAAGGAAATCACGACCCAGTCGACCGGCGTCAGCGGCGGGCGGACGGAATCGGTGGCTGTCCGAGTTCCGGGCGGCAGCAGCATCTACAATCTCTCGCGCACCTATGCAGACTCCAGTGCCGGCGAAATCCTGACCGCAGAAACCGTTGGTACCAGCAATGCGCTGACCGGCAGCTTTTCCTATTACACAACTCCGAGCGCGGCAACCTGGGGCAAACTCGATTCGGCCGCGCTTGGAACCGGCGGATGGGTGGCCAGCGACTACTACGGAACCTACCCCGGCTACGGCATGGTGAAACGAACGTACAAGCCCTATCTCGATTCACCGGCGACCGTCACTAAGAACCCGTCACTTGGCGAGGTGACGTATTACGAGTATGTCTACAATAGCTTCAACGGACCACCGCGGGTCTCGCTCGCGGAGCGAAGCATCAATGGGGTGGTTGTCTCAAGATCCACCAGCACCTTTGCCTACACCTTCGCCTATCTGGCAAGTTACGTCACGGAAACCCGCCAGACATCCGTCGCCTCCGGACAGACGCTGACGTCCGTCACCAGCACCTACGCGCCGGCATCGTCGTTCCTAGGCAACATGCCCCGATCGGCAAGCGGCCCCGATGGCGTCAAGAAGTCCTATCAGGACGCGATGGGCACCTTCGCGAACGGCACCTTCACGGGATCGAGTTCGGGCACGGACTCCTATTCGGCGGTGATCACGGGCTGCGCGACCGCAAGCTCCGAGACTGCGTCCTCGCCGTACAACGGCCCCGCCGGATACGGCATCCTGGGGAGCTTTGATCCAATTTACCTCGTGCCGAAGAAGTCGACCATGGAGGTGTCGATCCGCGACCGTCGCGCCCTGGTTCTGCGCACGGAACTGCACTGCTACACGGGAAGCGGCTGGCAGCGGGTGAGCCACGAGGACTTCACGTACAACGACAGCGCGCTCCTGACCTCCAGCGTCAAGAGCAACGGCGCCACGCAAAGCAGCGTTTACAGCGGTCAGCAGAAGACGAGCGACACCGATGAAACCGGTGTGACCAAAACCTATGAATACGACAACGCGGGCCGCCTGATCCGGGTGACGCGCACGGGCTTTGGCGGCATCAATGCGCTTTCGACCGCCTTCACCTATGACGCCATGGACCATGTGCTTTCGACAACGACCGCGGGTTGGGGCACAACAGAGACACTGGTCAAATCCGCGACGTATGACGATGCCGGTCGTGTGATTTCCGAGACGGAGCCGGGCCTGGGTGCCGTGACCCATGCCTACAACGTGCCTTCCCGCACGCACACGATAACGCGTCCCGATGGATCCACCGTCATCGACCAGACCTACCGCGACGGCCGCCTGGCCTCCCGCACGGGTACCGGCGTTGTTGCGGAATACTACGCCTTTGGTGTCGAAACCGACGGCCGCACCTGGTCGAGAAAGGATGTCGGCCTGTCCACCTCCACCCGCTGGACCAAGGCGTGGAGCGACTGGGCGGGCCGGGCGACCCGCTCGGAGCGGCCGGCGTTCACCGGCTTGCCGAACCTCGTTGAGGAGAATTTCTATGACGCAACCACCGGCCGGCTCTACAAGACAACGAAGAGCGGCTACGCGCCCACCCGGTTCGAGTACCATGCCCTGGGAGAGGTGAAACGCAGCGGACTCGATGTCGACGACAACGGCCTTGTGCCCGCGTCGAACGATCGCATCGAGGAGAGTGAGACGATGTTCGAGTCGTTCGAGGGCGCCTGGTGGTCCAAGGCGGAGAAACGCCGCTACCTGACCGCCGGAAGCGGCACGGTGACAACGGTCGAAATCGCACGCAAGCGCCTGACGGGCTTTCCCGCGAATCGGCAGAGCGAAACACAGTCGACCGATCCCAATGGCAACGTGACCATCGCGTTGGTCGATGTCGACCGCGCCGGACGCACTGTTGTGCGCACGACGAGCCGCGTCGGAATCGCCGGCAAACAGGTCGAAACCCTGGTCAATGGACTTCCCGTCCGTGCGCTCGACTTCAACGGACTGCTCATGTCGACCCAGTATGACGGGCTCATGCGCGTTTCCGCAGTGATCGATTCGCGCGGCAATGCAACCCGCACGGCCTACTACACCGGCTCCGCCCTGAAGCAGAGTGTCACCGACGCCGCGAATCACGCCATCGCCACCTACGGCTATGACACTTCCGGACGCGTCATCTGGCAGGCGGATGCGCTGGGTCACCTGACTCGCACGAGTTACTCCCTGCGTGCACAACCCCACCGCACCTGGGGCGGTGGCACTTATCCTGTCGAGTTTGGCTACGACGCCACGTTTGGCGATCGCACGAGCCAGAGCACTTTCCGGGGCGGCACGGGCTGGGATGGCGCCACCTGGCCCGGAAGCCCCGGCACAGCCGACACCACGACCTGGACATACGACGCGCCCTCCGGCCTCAACACGACCAAGACCGACCCCCTCGGCCGCGACGAGCGTTACACCTGGAATCTCCGCGGACAGCTCAACACCCGGGAGTGGTCCCGGCTGGTGACGATCGGTCCGGCCGCTGGTCAGCGTGTCAAAACGACCTACACCTACAGTGCCACCACGGGAGAACAGACGGCCATCGCCTACAACGACGGCCTCACGACGGATTTGACATACGCCTATTCGCGCACCGGCCTGCCGGACACGATCACCGACCGCACCGGCACGCGGACATTCACCTATCATCTGCCCTCGTCGACAGTGGTGGCTGAAGCATTGCCGACTGGCTACTTCGGCGGACGAAAGATCCTCTACAAACGCGAGTCGGTGCTCGCCGGTTTGATCGGACGGCCCATCGGCTACAAACTCGGCACCGTCGCCCTGCCTTCTCAGGACCAGGAGGTGACCTACGGCTACGAAAATCTCGACAGGCTCACATCCGTCAGTGTCGGCACGGCGAATGCGAGTGCTTGGAACACCTTCCGCTACACCTATCGCGAGGATTCGGATCTGATCGAAACCCTGACGGTGGACAACAGTCCCTTTGTCGTGATGCGGACCTATGAGGAGAACCGCGACCTGCTGACGAGCATCGAGTCGAAGTCGGGAAGCACGATCTACACGAAGTTCTCGTACACCTACGATGCGCGCCGTTTCCGCTCGACGGTATTGCAGGAGGGCACGGCGTATGCCGACTATGGCGACGCCACAAACCGCCAGTTTGCCTACAATGGACGCGGGGAGTTGACTGCGGGCATCGGCTACCTCGGGATCAATGTCACCAGCCAGGCTGCGCCCCTGCCAGGTCGCCGGCATGAATACGCCTACGATTCCATCGGCAACCGCCAGTGGTCGAACAGCACAGGCGTCAGCGCGCTGCGCGACGATTACACGGCCAATGCGCTGAACCAGTACGTGGCGCGTGAGAACAACACGCTATCACTCTCA encodes:
- a CDS encoding RHS repeat-associated core domain-containing protein, coding for MKSPHFNCRFGLLIAALLLLGAGSTSSLHAEAEVPLHVQTTAYGTVQGNVTLSGTFLPTLPNGNDAYRTDSATADSNNWSLYVAINNTKVELGKSYTVSLYGDYFEYAQVNIVVPQGFRAVIDNQVRTSAVVLGDFVFRIEPLRQHPGLAGYASEVSSVGVLWSLPLGKLSNGGSAGELVFSGTGLQSDWKDLLLEGISYESTSDEVQVFRDSQTGKITDVLSPQLGVKIDRNTYNGTTDITCYSSVNPYYVPNGTPQITGPIVATYRMEKGATATSLKITKTTTITEVMTLSRSGTWPNYQWVKTPWTKLNTTPLKEITTQSTGVSGGRTESVAVRVPGGSSIYNLSRTYADSSAGEILTAETVGTSNALTGSFSYYTTPSAATWGKLDSAALGTGGWVASDYYGTYPGYGMVKRTYKPYLDSPATVTKNPSLGEVTYYEYVYNSFNGPPRVSLAERSINGVVVSRSTSTFAYTFAYLASYVTETRQTSVASGQTLTSVTSTYAPASSFLGNMPRSASGPDGVKKSYQDAMGTFANGTFTGSSSGTDSYSAVITGCATASSETASSPYNGPAGYGILGSFDPIYLVPKKSTMEVSIRDRRALVLRTELHCYTGSGWQRVSHEDFTYNDSALLTSSVKSNGATQSSVYSGQQKTSDTDETGVTKTYEYDNAGRLIRVTRTGFGGINALSTAFTYDAMDHVLSTTTAGWGTTETLVKSATYDDAGRVISETEPGLGAVTHAYNVPSRTHTITRPDGSTVIDQTYRDGRLASRTGTGVVAEYYAFGVETDGRTWSRKDVGLSTSTRWTKAWSDWAGRATRSERPAFTGLPNLVEENFYDATTGRLYKTTKSGYAPTRFEYHALGEVKRSGLDVDDNGLVPASNDRIEESETMFESFEGAWWSKAEKRRYLTAGSGTVTTVEIARKRLTGFPANRQSETQSTDPNGNVTIALVDVDRAGRTVVRTTSRVGIAGKQVETLVNGLPVRALDFNGLLMSTQYDGLMRVSAVIDSRGNATRTAYYTGSALKQSVTDAANHAIATYGYDTSGRVIWQADALGHLTRTSYSLRAQPHRTWGGGTYPVEFGYDATFGDRTSQSTFRGGTGWDGATWPGSPGTADTTTWTYDAPSGLNTTKTDPLGRDERYTWNLRGQLNTREWSRLVTIGPAAGQRVKTTYTYSATTGEQTAIAYNDGLTTDLTYAYSRTGLPDTITDRTGTRTFTYHLPSSTVVAEALPTGYFGGRKILYKRESVLAGLIGRPIGYKLGTVALPSQDQEVTYGYENLDRLTSVSVGTANASAWNTFRYTYREDSDLIETLTVDNSPFVVMRTYEENRDLLTSIESKSGSTIYTKFSYTYDARRFRSTVLQEGTAYADYGDATNRQFAYNGRGELTAGIGYLGINVTSQAAPLPGRRHEYAYDSIGNRQWSNSTGVSALRDDYTANALNQYVARENNTLSLSGTATTDAVVAVKGRTVTAGRQGRFWSDEVTVSNVLGPWAGPLSVYATKPSGGSNVMRIDSRAAQLPAVSQSFSYDLDGNTLSDGIWEYQWDAENRLVRLETTVAARSAGFAHRILNFTYDYLGRRVQKQVMDGVTSTELSSQRFIYNGWDVIAEYSVSAGTTLDKLQRTYAWGIDLASSLTKAGGVGALLQFANTPTGQTYLPTYDGNGNVASLVNLGTGALAASYEYTPFGEMLRDEVLDNAVSTYAFKFSTKWRDAETGWSYYGRRYYDARNGRFIGRDPAGEKGGLNLYGFVQNDVVNRIDKNGCTPLISAGLSALVDFGVQLYFNGWDLTEVNYAQIGVTFAVGLTGFGAISAMTSAIKAARLAKLAKTAERIWQNQNGTLIGLPMTTIVRQEALDAIVAEGMAGVALGAAAAIVEEVGKKLVGSDNAPSDQVDSQGPGSSNPAPSVERTLSTGYRVVQPSPGDDGVRVYFFSTSLRSASSSSASGEIFGQGMVSGAPAIGMAPMIVTPDSNPSKSGQGGTSGSGSKGNDGRKSDNDRKSDEEEEDDGNAIFVSPWELNISAHDDLVKLRELHLN
- a CDS encoding Gfo/Idh/MocA family oxidoreductase — translated: MKLSNANVPLSRRTFLGQLGAAGAVAVSPNLLRAAEPQRKLNIALAGLGNYSTGQLGPALRLTRHCRLAGVVTGSRDKGLKWAGDFGFPKTSVYNYDTMAQLADNPDIDAVYVVTPNSLHAEHTIAAARAGKHVICEKPMGISVAECDAMLAACRKAGKRLSIGYRLHYDPYHREMVRLARPENFGPFTRMRGRFSFRMRGRPWRAIRKFSGGGPLMDVGIYVVQAACMAAGGIAPLAVTAHEILPKKSPEIFQDVEETIAWTLEFPDGVTCDSRCSYAEAENTFHAESEKGWIDFTRTFGYRDLAATTSLGPLSFRNPEANQQALQMDAFARDVMDDTPSLVPGEMGRRDMVIIEAIYASAAGGGKRITIKV
- a CDS encoding putative Ig domain-containing protein, whose protein sequence is MFLAFGFCCHSAVAQNALIAFVDPLVSTYSPPRVTVMVRPDGTVWNWGTWTLGQPILLPATVSGLTGAVAVSSGLAHVLVLKSDGSVWSWGNNASGQLGDGTTTSRTSPVQVSGLTSVVAIAAGGDHSLALRSDGTLWAWGLNSSGELGDGTTTNRTSPVQISSLSSVAVIAAGANHSLVAKSDGTAWAWGANTNGKLGDGTATNRTSPVQVSGLTGVVAVAAGGEHSLAAKTDGTARAWGANASGQLGDGTTTTRYTSVQVSSLSGITLVRAGKESSFARKSDGTAWAWGGNGYNQLGLGGGGNRTTAVSISGLTDVVNLAAGRFNGAAILGNDSARVWGDNYSGQIGDGTTTTRTTPVWPIFYNAPDRLLEKFVCIQENLNYAADTVHPLPSGTYRIVVKGWGAGGGGSLPPYSQNLGGGGAFAEFSLERPGGSSVTLTPGRGLLAGGEKTRFSYASPPVATIAGGGGAGTAANAHGGGGGAASGENGGPGLGSSGGGGATSSANGNNGPGDSSSPDGNPNYRYGGAGGEGYYSGGSGGSGTTQGGGGGGGGSSKIDTAYYPTVVIAKQEGATGYIPGGVADPDYPGSNVGYGGSDGKGGNGAIVLLSYSKTAPPLVTIPLSATWTIGQPLSFQLTATNSLAHYAMTNIPPGLSLNRGTGLLTGTPTATGVYNSTITVEDAYGTGQANAVWTIALPGSDTVSPSVPSDFQFETLSDTSFRLMWQATDNVGVTGYEVRRNGTLYESVSSASSIVSGGTAGLTYTMTVRARDAAGNWSAWSAGYNVLQGTIGAPTPPTALNYADRTDTSITLIWAESTGSPPVVAYAVYRGGLQIATVGDRVYTDTGLSANTSYTYTVKALNSAGILSAASAAQNISTTNDTSTDSDHDGVPNAFEAVLGTNANSANPNDSGNQTQLKINQPQK